A stretch of Helicobacter pylori DNA encodes these proteins:
- a CDS encoding sulfatase-like hydrolase/transferase, translating to MEKLLKFLKFFASSVTLDEKFLIFFLCNALSNAYKNSDLFSFYRGFLGAFLIGFVVYYGCALIPKKRLRYSLEWLFIGSGIIFSVAEIFTLFMFKMPFSKGLIDTLLATNSSETMAFIKSYKNYLLYYALILIALLITIKIIRFRALVPGVIAGVLGLSILTIGSVRNVKHLTKNDAILKRSLFSLSLTRGFYSAYLSLFDRQQAIKFYSFLNNLYLPSDYLSSTGDVKNVVLVIGESASRNFMQLYGYSIPNNPLLSQLANERERERVTTCSCFLTR from the coding sequence ATGGAAAAATTATTGAAGTTTTTAAAATTCTTTGCCAGTAGCGTAACTCTAGATGAAAAATTTTTAATATTCTTTCTTTGTAACGCTCTTTCTAACGCTTACAAAAATAGCGATCTATTTTCTTTCTATAGAGGCTTTTTAGGCGCTTTTTTAATCGGGTTTGTGGTGTATTATGGTTGCGCACTAATCCCTAAAAAACGCTTGCGATATTCATTAGAATGGTTGTTTATAGGAAGCGGTATTATTTTTAGCGTGGCTGAAATTTTTACGCTCTTTATGTTTAAAATGCCTTTTTCCAAAGGCTTGATTGACACGCTTTTAGCCACAAACAGCTCTGAAACGATGGCGTTTATAAAAAGCTATAAAAACTATTTGCTTTACTACGCTTTGATTTTGATCGCTTTGTTAATCACCATTAAAATCATTCGCTTTAGAGCGCTTGTGCCTGGTGTGATAGCGGGCGTTTTAGGGCTTTCTATCCTTACAATAGGGAGCGTTCGTAACGTTAAACACCTTACAAAGAACGATGCGATTTTAAAAAGATCACTCTTTTCTCTTTCTTTAACTAGGGGGTTTTATTCCGCCTATTTGAGCTTGTTTGATCGCCAACAAGCCATAAAATTTTATAGCTTTTTAAATAACCTTTATTTACCAAGCGATTATCTTTCTAGCACGGGCGATGTTAAAAATGTTGTCTTAGTCATCGGCGAAAGCGCGAGCAGAAATTTCATGCAACTCTATGGCTATAGCATTCCTAATAACCCCCTATTGAGCCAACTTGCCAACGAGAGAGAGAGAGAAAGAGTAACAACCTGTTCGTGTTTTCTGACACGATAA